Within the Pseudomonas orientalis genome, the region GGTGGCCTCCAGGCGCGTGCGCATCTGCTCCACGTCGAGTTTCTGGCCGACATCCAGCACCAGGCTGCTGCCCAGCAGGAATTTGGTCGGCGCCAGGCGGTGCAGGGCGGTGGTGATCGGCACCACCAGCACGCCGTGGGCCAGTTCCGGCAGGCGGTACAGGCTGGCGATGCGCTGGGAAATGATGTCCTGGTGCGGCGAGAACAGGTCGTAGGGCAGGGTTTCCCAGTCGGGAAAGTGCAGCACCGGCAAATCGGGGGCGAAGAAGCTCAGCTCCTGCTCCAACCGTTCGGCGCTTTGGCTGTCGGCGGTCAGCAGCAGGGTAAAGCGCTTGGCTGCGCTGGCAGCCTCGGCGATGGCCAGGCTCAGGGCGGCACCGGGCAGGTTGCCCCAGTGCTGTTTACCTGCCGCGGCAGGGAGTAGCGGTAGACGCAGAACGGGCACGGAAGGTTGAGCTCCAAGCGTTGCGACAAAGTCGGTAATTGTAACGGCCAGAGGTGCCGCCTGTCAGTTGCTGACTGTGCCTATTACGGTTTGTTGGAAATGTAGTGGCTAAGACAAACAATCGCGGGTTTTGACTCAATATGTAGTGCCAAAATGCGCGAATGTTTAGGAGGGTTACGGACAAGTCGGCCTGCTTGTCAAACGAATGGTCTTCTGGAACCCGCGTATTTCCTGGGCTGTAGCGCGGTGGTATTTTTTTGCAAGGGGTTTTTGTTGCCTGTAGCGCATTGCTCAACGGTCAGTCGGGCGACATAATGTAGCCCCTTTTTTCAGCCCCTACATGTGGAAGGTTCCCGTGACTCAGAAGCCCGACCAGTGTCTTGGTGAATGGATCGACCGTGAAGCACTCGCTGAAGCGATGATTCCGCTTATCGGTCAGCTGTACCGCAATAACAATGTGGTGAGCTCGATCTATGGCCGCAGCCTGATCAACCAGTCCGTCATCGCGATTCTCAAGGCGCACCGCTTTGCGCGCCACCGTTCTGCCGACGACAGCGAACTCTCCGTCCACGAAACATTCCCGTTGCTCAAGGCCATGAGCGAGCTCAAGCTCGGCGCGGCTTCGGTCGACCTGGGCAAGCTGGCCTACAAATTCCGCAAGGAAGGCGCCGGTCGCAGTGCCGAGCAGTTCGTGCGTGAACAAATGGCCGAGGTGATCGGCCAGCAAAGCGCCGCTGCCCGCAAAGGCACCGACGTGGTGCTCTACGGCTTCGGCCGTATCGGCCGCCTGCTGGCGCGCATCCTCATCGAAAAAACCGGCGGCGGCGACGGCCTGCGCCTGCGGGCCATCGTGGTGCGCAAAGGCGCCGAGAACGACCTGACCAAGCGCGCCAGTCTATTGCGCCGCGACTCGGTACACGGTCCGTTCAACGGCACCATCGTTATCGACGAAGCAAACAACACCATCACCGCCAACGGTAACCTGATCCAGGTGATCTACGCGAAGAACCCGTCCGAGGTGGATTACACCCAGTACGGCATCCAGGACGCGCTGCTGGTGGACAACACCGGCGTATGGCGTGACGCCGAAGGCCTGGGCCAGCACCTGGCCTGCCCGGGTGTCGACCGCGTTGTCCTGACCGCGCCTGGCAAGGGCAAGCTCAAGAACATCGTGCACGGCATCAACCATGCCGAAATCACCGCTGACGACAAGATCGTGTCCGCCGCGTCCTGCACCACCAACGCCATCGTGCCGGTGCTCAAGGCTGTGAATGACAAGTTCGGCATCGTCAACGGCCACGTCGAGACGGTTCACTCGTACACCAACGACCAGAACCTGATCGACAACTTCCACAAGGGCGACCGCCGTGGCCGCAGCGCCGCGCTGAACATGGTGATCACCGAGACCGGTGCCGCCACCGCTGCCGCCAAGGCCCTGCCTGAACTGGCCGGCAAGCTGACCGGTAACGCGATCCGTGTACCGACGCCGAACGTGTCGATGGCCATTCTCAACCTGAACCTTGAGAAAACCGCCACCCGTGAAGAGATGAACGAGTACCTGCGCTACATGGCGCTGCACTCCGATCTGCACAAGCAGATCGACTTCGTCAATTCCCAGGAAGTGGTGTCCACCGACTTCGTCGGCTCGCGCCATGCCGGTGTGGTGGACGCCGAGGCGACCATCAGCCAGGACAACCGCGTTGTGCTGTACGTGTGGTACGACAACGAGTTCGGCTACAGCTGCCAGGTGGTTCGCGTGATGGAAGACATGGCTGGGGTCAACCCGCCGGCGTTTCCGCGCTAAGCCTGAGTGTTGAATGAAAAGGCCCCGACTGGTTCGGGGCTTTTTTGTGCCTGGAGGGCCTCATCGGGGGCAAGCCCCCTCCCACATTGGTATGTGTTCGCAAATCAAACTGTGGGAGGGGGCTTGCCCCCGATGGCGGTGCTGCAGCCGACACATCAATCCAGCAACTGGCCGCGCAACTCATCAGACAACCCTTCAGGTGCCAGCCAGATACCCAAGTAAGCCCTCGCCAGCGCATCATCGCTACTGCTGAACACCACCTGGTCATTAATCTCGAGGTTCAAACCCCGGCCCGGGCGAAAATCCAGGGCATAGCGGTCACCGCTACGAATATCCCGGAATCGGGCGTGCAGCCTGGCTATCTCCGGATTCAAGCCGGCATTGGTTTGCTGGCGTTCCAGGGTGGCGCTGGCCGCCTTGATCACATCCGCGCGATCGATGTTGCGAAAGTAATACAGCACCAGGCGCAACGCTTTCTGTTGGTCCCAGGCTTGCTTTGCGGTCAGATCAGCCGGCGCGTACAGCGCCGCCGCATACACATCCGCCCAGAGATAGTTGAGCACCGCCTGGTTTTTCAGCGCCAACCCCTCGACCTGCGTGGGGAAGCCAGCCTGCTTGAGTCGGTCCGTATCACTGGCCTGGGCCGTGATCGACAGCATCAGCATCAAACCGATAAAGAGTTGTCGCATAATGGCTGATCCTTGAATCGACGCTGCTTTGCGCCCTGTTAGTATGGCAACACTGGCCTACGACGCGACCAAGGGTTAATGTGCGCGGCGTTGAGCCTTATATAGACTGTGCCCCGGTTCACACACTTGAGCCAAATTGTCCTTCATGCCCGCTGGCCGCGGCATGATTTAGCCAGGCGTCCAACCGTACGCCTGGCCTGTTCTGAGGAGTACGCATGGCTGTCTACAACTACGACGTGGTGGTACTGGGTTCCGGCCCGGCTGGAGAAGGCGCGGCGATGAACGCTGCAAAGGCAGGGCGCAAGGTGGCGATGGTCGACAGCCGTCGCCAGGTCGGCGGCAACTGCACCCACCTGGGTACCATCCCGTCCAAGGCGTTGCGTCACTCCGTGCGCCAGATCATGCAATTCAACACCAACCCGATGTTCCGGGCGATTGGTGAGCCGCGCTGGTTCTCGTTCCCGGACGTGTTGAAAAGCGCCGAGAAAGTCATCTCCAAGCAAGTCGCGTCGCGCACCGGCTACTACGCCCGCAACCGCGTCGACCTGTTCTTCGGCACCGGCAGCTTCGCCGACGAGCAGACCGTCGAAGTGGTCTGCGCCAACGGCGTGGTCGAGAAGCTGGTGGCCAAGCACATCATCATTGCCACCGGCTCGCGCCCGTATCGCCCGGCGGATATCGATTTCCACCACCCGCGTATCTACGATAGCGATACCATCCTGAGCCTGGGCCATACCCCGCGCAAGCTGATCATCTACGGCGCCGGCGTGATCGGCTGCGAATACGCCTCGATCTTCAGCGGCCTGGGTGTACTGGTGGAACTGGTGGACAACCGTGACCAGTTGCTGAGCTTCCTCGACTCGGAAATTTCCCAGGCGTTGAGCTACCACTTCAGCAACAACAACATCACCGTGCGCCACAACGAAGAGTACGAGCGCGTCGAAGGCCTGGACAACGGGGTGATCCTGCACCTCAAGTCCGGCAAGAAGATCAAGGCCGACGCCTTGCTGTGGTGCAACGGCCGTACCGGCAACACCGACAAGCTGGGCATGGAAAACATCGGGGTCAAGGTCAACAGCCGTGGCCAGATCGAGGTGGACGAGAACTACCGCACCTGCGTGACCAACATCTACGGCGCCGGTGACGTGATCGGCTGGCCAAGCCTGGCCAGCGCCGCCCATGACCAGGGCCGTTCGGCGGCGGGCAGCATCGTCGACAACGGCAGCTGGCGCTACGTGAACGACGTGCCGACCGGCATCTACACCATTCCCGAGATCAGCTCGATCGGCAAGAACGAGCACGAACTGACCAAGGCCAAGGTGCCGTACGAAGTGGGCAAGGCGTTCTTCAAGAGCATGGCGCGTGCGCAGATCGCCGGTGAGCCGCAAGGCATGCTGAAGATCCTGTTCCACCGCGAAACCCTGGAAGTGCTCGGCGTACATTGCTTCGGCTACCAGGCGTCGGAGATCGTGCACATTGGCCAGGCGATCATGAATCAGCCGGGTGATCTGAATACGCTCAAGTATTTCGTCAACACCACGTTCAACTACCCGACCATGGCCGAAGCCTATCGGGTAGCGGCCTACGACGGCCTCAACCGGCTTTTTTGAGCGGCTCCGGCCGGTGGCCTGAGCCGGCCGGGGAGACCGATTTCAGTAATTCCCGAGGGTGGCAGTGGCCAAACCGGGAAAGTCTGTAATCAGGCTATCTACGCCGAAGTCGGCGAGCCTGCGCATCAACGCAGGTTCGTTGACCGTCCACACGGATACATGCAAACCCTGGCGCTGGGCTTTTTCCAGCCGCTCAGGGGTGCACAACGTCCAGTTCAACGCCAGGTACTCACAGCTATAGTTCTGCGCGACCTTCAGTGGGTCGAGCCAGGCGTATTCGGCCACCAGCCCGCGTGACAGGTCGGGGGTCAGTTCAATCGCCGCTTTGAGCACTTCCCGCGAACTTGAGGTGACGGTGACTTTGTCCATCAGGCCAAAGCGCACGGCCATCTCGCGGATTGCCAGCACGGTGGTGGCGGCGCGGGTGCGCGAAGCGCTTTTGACTTCCAGCTGCCAGTGGTCGAAGTCGCACTTTTCGAACAACTCCTCCAAGCGCGGGATCGGGCAAGGGCTGACCCAGCCCGGGCCGCCTTTGCGCGCATCCATCTTCACCAGGTCGGCTGCCGAGTACTCGACGACTTTGCCGCGTCGGTCGGCCGTGCGCTTGAGGGTAGGGTCGTGGATGACCATCAGTTCGCCGTCCATGGACAGGTGCAGGTCCAGTTCGCAGCGGCGTACGCCGTGCTTGAGGCATTCCTGAAAGCTGGTCAGGGTATTTTCCGGTGCTTCGCCTTTGGCACCGCGATGGCCGTAAATCAGGGTCACAGTTGCTCCTTTGCGCCAGGATGGCTGGCGTCGTGAATACGCATTCAGAGATCGTCGCTTTGTTCTCGCGCCAGGCGGCGTTCCTGGGCCTGTTTCTGCAGGATGTAACGCGCCAGCAGTTGGCGTTGGGCGTCGGTCATGGATTCGAATTCCGTGCCCACGTCAAAGCCGTCGCCCTTGGGATTGCAATGGGTCACCCGCGCGCGCAGCAGCAGGCCGAGTGCCTGGGGCATCAGCACCAGCTTGACCGCCAGGTGCGTGTCGGGCGCCAGTGGGGCAGGGTGCTGGAAGTCGATGCCGCCTTCGGACAGGATCACCGGCTGCGGCGCGCCCACCTCATTGAGCAGCCCGCGGGCCATGACCTGGCTGAGCAGGTCCAGGCGCTTGTTCTGCACTTTGAGGAACGCCGCCAGGCTGCGGTCTTTTTCGTTGATTTGGCGCAGCAGGTGCTGGGCTTCGAACTCGCTGAGGTGCAATTCGCTGAGCAGATTGAACAGCGGCGAATCATCCAGCAATACTTCCTTGCTCGCCGCATCGGGCGCCGACAGGCTTTTGATTTGGAGTGCGATCATGTCGTCGATACGGTAGTATTCGCGGCGCTCTTCTTCATCTAATGTCGACATGGCGAACCCCAGGTAACGGTAATGGTCTGAGTGTAAAGCTGCTGACCAGACCCCGCCACCGGGACGTCTTCTTT harbors:
- the sthA gene encoding Si-specific NAD(P)(+) transhydrogenase gives rise to the protein MAVYNYDVVVLGSGPAGEGAAMNAAKAGRKVAMVDSRRQVGGNCTHLGTIPSKALRHSVRQIMQFNTNPMFRAIGEPRWFSFPDVLKSAEKVISKQVASRTGYYARNRVDLFFGTGSFADEQTVEVVCANGVVEKLVAKHIIIATGSRPYRPADIDFHHPRIYDSDTILSLGHTPRKLIIYGAGVIGCEYASIFSGLGVLVELVDNRDQLLSFLDSEISQALSYHFSNNNITVRHNEEYERVEGLDNGVILHLKSGKKIKADALLWCNGRTGNTDKLGMENIGVKVNSRGQIEVDENYRTCVTNIYGAGDVIGWPSLASAAHDQGRSAAGSIVDNGSWRYVNDVPTGIYTIPEISSIGKNEHELTKAKVPYEVGKAFFKSMARAQIAGEPQGMLKILFHRETLEVLGVHCFGYQASEIVHIGQAIMNQPGDLNTLKYFVNTTFNYPTMAEAYRVAAYDGLNRLF
- a CDS encoding glyceraldehyde-3-phosphate dehydrogenase is translated as MWKVPVTQKPDQCLGEWIDREALAEAMIPLIGQLYRNNNVVSSIYGRSLINQSVIAILKAHRFARHRSADDSELSVHETFPLLKAMSELKLGAASVDLGKLAYKFRKEGAGRSAEQFVREQMAEVIGQQSAAARKGTDVVLYGFGRIGRLLARILIEKTGGGDGLRLRAIVVRKGAENDLTKRASLLRRDSVHGPFNGTIVIDEANNTITANGNLIQVIYAKNPSEVDYTQYGIQDALLVDNTGVWRDAEGLGQHLACPGVDRVVLTAPGKGKLKNIVHGINHAEITADDKIVSAASCTTNAIVPVLKAVNDKFGIVNGHVETVHSYTNDQNLIDNFHKGDRRGRSAALNMVITETGAATAAAKALPELAGKLTGNAIRVPTPNVSMAILNLNLEKTATREEMNEYLRYMALHSDLHKQIDFVNSQEVVSTDFVGSRHAGVVDAEATISQDNRVVLYVWYDNEFGYSCQVVRVMEDMAGVNPPAFPR
- a CDS encoding chalcone isomerase family protein — its product is MRQLFIGLMLMLSITAQASDTDRLKQAGFPTQVEGLALKNQAVLNYLWADVYAAALYAPADLTAKQAWDQQKALRLVLYYFRNIDRADVIKAASATLERQQTNAGLNPEIARLHARFRDIRSGDRYALDFRPGRGLNLEINDQVVFSSSDDALARAYLGIWLAPEGLSDELRGQLLD
- a CDS encoding glycerophosphodiester phosphodiesterase: MTLIYGHRGAKGEAPENTLTSFQECLKHGVRRCELDLHLSMDGELMVIHDPTLKRTADRRGKVVEYSAADLVKMDARKGGPGWVSPCPIPRLEELFEKCDFDHWQLEVKSASRTRAATTVLAIREMAVRFGLMDKVTVTSSSREVLKAAIELTPDLSRGLVAEYAWLDPLKVAQNYSCEYLALNWTLCTPERLEKAQRQGLHVSVWTVNEPALMRRLADFGVDSLITDFPGLATATLGNY
- a CDS encoding PilZ domain-containing protein, with product MSTLDEEERREYYRIDDMIALQIKSLSAPDAASKEVLLDDSPLFNLLSELHLSEFEAQHLLRQINEKDRSLAAFLKVQNKRLDLLSQVMARGLLNEVGAPQPVILSEGGIDFQHPAPLAPDTHLAVKLVLMPQALGLLLRARVTHCNPKGDGFDVGTEFESMTDAQRQLLARYILQKQAQERRLAREQSDDL